A stretch of the Duncaniella dubosii genome encodes the following:
- the atpC gene encoding ATP synthase F1 subunit epsilon → MILKIISAEDIVFQGEVKVVHLPGTMGAFTVLPGHASLISTLTPGDIRYTAADGGEHTVAVGGGIVDVDSNIVSVCIY, encoded by the coding sequence ATGATACTCAAAATCATATCGGCCGAAGACATTGTCTTTCAGGGTGAAGTCAAGGTGGTCCACCTTCCCGGAACGATGGGCGCATTCACTGTCCTCCCCGGACACGCGTCGCTGATTTCAACTCTTACACCCGGCGACATACGCTATACAGCCGCCGATGGCGGTGAACATACCGTAGCCGTAGGCGGCGGAATCGTCGATGTCGATTCGAATATCGTGTCAGTCTGCATATATTAA
- a CDS encoding porin family protein: protein MKKIIAGVAGLVMAMGAQAQTGLWDSGKPAQPVTFGVRAGMNVANVGGDEDDAKSKIGFFGGLGVDFNIVNSLSINSGLFFTQKGCKSDDMDMDVEGYEVEANARFTMNFIELPVYLSYRLPLNLKSSVQVFFGPYFDYGVYGKATGDLKFRGEKISQSMDLFDDDYDFKRFHVGLGLGAAYTWSRLSVGLSYQWGLTEVAADAGSYWNNFNISVGYNF, encoded by the coding sequence ATGAAAAAGATTATTGCAGGTGTTGCGGGACTCGTTATGGCAATGGGTGCGCAGGCTCAGACAGGTTTATGGGATAGCGGTAAGCCGGCTCAGCCGGTCACTTTCGGAGTCCGTGCCGGCATGAATGTGGCCAATGTCGGAGGCGACGAGGATGATGCCAAGTCGAAAATAGGATTCTTCGGAGGCTTGGGTGTGGATTTCAATATCGTCAACAGTCTGTCGATTAATTCAGGTCTGTTCTTCACACAAAAAGGATGTAAGAGTGACGACATGGATATGGATGTAGAGGGGTATGAAGTAGAAGCAAATGCGCGTTTTACCATGAACTTTATCGAACTTCCCGTCTATCTTTCTTATCGTCTGCCTCTTAATCTGAAAAGTTCAGTGCAGGTGTTTTTTGGCCCGTATTTCGACTATGGAGTATATGGCAAGGCTACCGGTGATCTTAAGTTCAGGGGTGAAAAAATAAGCCAGAGTATGGATCTTTTTGACGATGACTATGATTTCAAGCGATTCCATGTGGGTCTTGGACTCGGGGCGGCCTACACTTGGTCGCGTTTATCAGTAGGGCTTTCATACCAGTGGGGACTGACGGAGGTTGCCGCTGACGCGGGATCATATTGGAATAATTTCAATATCTCGGTCGGATATAATTTCTGA
- the atpD gene encoding F0F1 ATP synthase subunit beta, producing the protein MSEKYGKIAQVIGPVVDVIFEGDDNIIPPIYTALRVSHDNGSETILEVEQHIGEDTVRCVSMESTDGLRRGMRVDNLERPIAVPTGEQVKGRLLNVLGDAIDRLPELNRDNLRAIHQPAPKFDDLTIGTEILFTGIKVIDLLEPYSKGGKIGLFGGAGVGKTVLIMELINNIAKGHSGFSVFTGVGERTREGNDLLREMIESGVMKYGKKFEEGMAKGEWNLADVDMDQVSQSQATLVFGQMNEPPGARLRVALSGLTVAEQFRDQDGGGKDILLFIDNIFRFTQAGSEVSALLGRMPSAVGYQPTLASEMGALQERITSTKNGSITSVQAIYVPADDLTDPAPATTFSFLDATTVLSRKISELGIYPAVDPLESTSRILDPNIIGEDHYNTAQAVKQLLQKYNELQDIIAILGVDELSDEDKLVVARARRAQRFLSQPFNVAEQFTGLPGVMVPLSETIRGFKMILSGEMDEYPEQAFLNVGTIDEAIEKGKKLLAEVAK; encoded by the coding sequence ATGAGTGAAAAATACGGCAAAATCGCCCAGGTAATCGGCCCGGTGGTCGATGTGATTTTCGAAGGTGATGACAACATCATCCCACCCATCTATACCGCCCTCCGTGTCTCTCACGACAATGGCTCGGAGACCATTCTCGAAGTAGAGCAGCATATCGGCGAGGACACAGTCCGTTGTGTGTCTATGGAAAGCACCGACGGCCTTCGCCGTGGAATGCGTGTCGACAACCTTGAGCGTCCTATCGCCGTGCCGACAGGCGAGCAGGTGAAAGGCCGTCTGCTTAATGTGCTTGGCGATGCTATCGACCGTCTGCCGGAACTCAACCGCGACAATCTCCGTGCCATCCATCAGCCGGCACCTAAATTCGACGACCTCACCATCGGTACTGAGATCCTCTTTACCGGAATCAAGGTGATCGACCTTCTCGAACCCTACAGCAAGGGTGGTAAGATCGGCCTTTTCGGTGGCGCAGGTGTAGGAAAGACCGTGCTCATCATGGAGCTTATCAACAACATCGCGAAAGGCCACAGCGGTTTCTCGGTGTTCACCGGTGTCGGCGAACGTACGCGTGAGGGTAACGACCTTCTCCGCGAGATGATCGAGAGCGGTGTCATGAAATATGGCAAGAAATTTGAAGAAGGCATGGCCAAGGGTGAGTGGAATCTTGCGGATGTCGACATGGATCAGGTGTCGCAGTCTCAGGCAACCCTCGTGTTCGGCCAGATGAACGAACCCCCGGGCGCACGTCTGCGCGTGGCTCTTTCAGGTCTGACTGTCGCCGAGCAGTTCCGCGATCAGGACGGCGGCGGTAAGGACATCCTTCTCTTCATCGACAACATCTTCCGTTTCACTCAGGCCGGATCTGAGGTGTCGGCGCTTCTTGGCCGTATGCCGTCGGCTGTGGGCTATCAGCCTACACTTGCGTCCGAAATGGGTGCTCTTCAGGAACGAATCACTTCGACAAAGAACGGTTCGATCACCTCGGTTCAGGCTATCTACGTGCCTGCCGACGACTTGACCGACCCTGCTCCTGCGACAACATTCAGCTTCCTTGACGCAACTACGGTGCTTTCGCGTAAGATTTCGGAGCTTGGCATCTATCCCGCGGTCGATCCACTTGAATCGACATCGCGTATCCTCGATCCGAATATCATCGGTGAGGACCACTACAACACAGCTCAGGCCGTCAAGCAGCTTCTTCAGAAGTACAACGAGCTTCAGGATATCATCGCCATCCTCGGTGTCGATGAACTTTCCGACGAAGACAAGCTCGTCGTAGCCCGCGCACGCCGTGCACAGCGCTTCCTCTCACAGCCGTTCAACGTGGCCGAACAGTTCACCGGCCTTCCGGGCGTGATGGTTCCGCTGAGCGAGACAATCAGAGGCTTCAAGATGATTCTGTCGGGCGAGATGGACGAATATCCCGAACAGGCGTTCCTCAATGTCGGCACAATCGACGAAGCTATCGAAAAGGGCAAGAAGCTCCTCGCGGAAGTTGCAAAATAA
- a CDS encoding outer membrane beta-barrel protein, which produces MKKFLLMAVMAIMTLGASAQSWYAGGQVTFGRTTESASGIKSTQVTVLPELGYNVTDNFALGAILGASYRKSGGEEKTVFKVNPYARYTYFSSERVDLFVDGGVDFGIGRAHGHTAVEYGIGFRPGVALNLSEKFSLVAHVGFLGYQGGNRPAKNNGAPENWGLDLNSNNLMFGFYYHF; this is translated from the coding sequence ATGAAGAAGTTTTTACTTATGGCAGTAATGGCCATTATGACATTAGGTGCCTCAGCCCAGAGTTGGTATGCAGGAGGTCAGGTAACCTTCGGAAGGACAACAGAATCAGCCAGCGGTATCAAGAGCACTCAGGTGACAGTCCTCCCGGAACTCGGTTATAATGTGACAGATAACTTCGCTCTTGGTGCGATACTCGGCGCTTCTTACAGGAAGTCAGGCGGCGAGGAGAAGACTGTTTTCAAGGTTAATCCTTATGCTCGCTATACTTATTTCAGCTCAGAGCGTGTGGATCTGTTTGTCGACGGTGGCGTTGATTTCGGCATCGGCCGCGCTCACGGACACACAGCTGTGGAATACGGAATCGGATTCCGTCCCGGTGTCGCCCTCAATCTCAGCGAGAAATTCAGTCTTGTAGCACACGTCGGTTTCCTCGGATATCAGGGTGGCAACCGTCCGGCGAAGAACAATGGAGCACCCGAAAACTGGGGTCTTGATCTCAACAGCAACAACCTCATGTTTGGTTTCTACTACCACTTCTAA
- a CDS encoding NADH-quinone oxidoreductase subunit A: MIALAIQNATLAVVALLTGVALVAIALWLAGLISPRSFNPQKGEAYECGIPTRGESMAQFKVGYYLFAILFLMFDVETVFLYPWAVRVHELGTSGLTAIAVFFGIIVLGLVYAWRKGALEWK, encoded by the coding sequence ATGATAGCATTGGCAATTCAAAATGCGACTTTGGCCGTGGTAGCACTCCTGACCGGTGTGGCTCTCGTGGCTATAGCTCTTTGGCTTGCGGGGCTGATATCGCCCCGCTCATTCAATCCTCAGAAAGGAGAGGCATACGAGTGCGGTATCCCGACACGTGGTGAATCAATGGCTCAGTTCAAGGTGGGCTATTATCTTTTTGCCATCCTCTTCCTGATGTTTGACGTTGAGACGGTGTTTCTTTATCCTTGGGCGGTGCGAGTGCACGAACTCGGGACTTCCGGTCTCACAGCCATAGCCGTCTTTTTTGGAATTATAGTGCTGGGCCTTGTATATGCCTGGCGGAAAGGAGCTCTTGAATGGAAGTAA
- a CDS encoding aminotransferase class I/II-fold pyridoxal phosphate-dependent enzyme has translation MNTYSDILSRLRADGNFRSIPRELVDSDSVTDLSSNDYLGLGADRGLQDHFFSSAYNRRIPMTSSASRLLSGRQREYEDLENFLAELYGRPCLLFNSGYHANTGMIQALATGDTMIVADKLVHASIIDGITLSKSAFTRFRHNDTSHLEKILAKEAAAHERVLIVVESVYSMDGDRADIDTIVGLKEKYPNAMLYVDEAHAFGVEGPKGLGLCRGNGNFDKIDIIVGTFGKAAASAGAFCAVSPTLRDYLINRARSLIFSTSLPPMTVAWTHYMIETFLAMDEQRRHLKALGERLRQHLQPLSPGFPITASHIQPFVTGSAEKAVSLSEKLLAEGFKVLPIRTPTVPPGTERLRISLSSAMSIDCIDRFGETLAKLISS, from the coding sequence GTGAACACTTACTCCGACATACTCTCACGCCTCCGTGCCGACGGCAACTTCCGCTCCATCCCACGCGAGCTTGTCGACAGCGATAGCGTCACTGACCTGTCGTCGAACGACTATCTCGGCCTCGGCGCAGACCGTGGGTTGCAGGACCACTTCTTCAGCTCGGCCTACAACCGCCGGATTCCAATGACTTCCTCGGCCTCGCGCCTTCTCAGCGGACGCCAGAGAGAATATGAAGACCTCGAAAACTTCCTTGCGGAACTTTACGGACGCCCCTGCCTGCTGTTCAACAGCGGTTATCATGCGAACACCGGCATGATACAGGCGCTTGCGACAGGCGACACCATGATTGTTGCCGACAAGCTCGTCCACGCAAGCATAATCGACGGCATCACTCTGTCGAAATCAGCCTTCACCCGATTCCGCCACAACGACACTTCACATCTTGAAAAAATACTCGCCAAAGAAGCGGCCGCCCACGAAAGGGTGCTCATCGTTGTGGAAAGTGTCTACAGCATGGACGGCGACCGTGCCGACATCGACACTATCGTGGGGCTGAAGGAGAAATACCCCAACGCAATGCTTTATGTCGACGAGGCCCATGCGTTTGGCGTAGAGGGGCCGAAGGGACTTGGCTTATGCCGTGGAAACGGAAATTTCGACAAAATCGACATCATAGTAGGGACGTTCGGAAAGGCTGCGGCATCAGCCGGTGCGTTCTGTGCGGTCTCCCCTACCCTACGCGACTACCTCATCAACCGTGCACGCAGCCTGATATTCTCGACATCGCTGCCGCCGATGACTGTCGCATGGACACATTATATGATTGAGACATTCCTCGCGATGGATGAACAGCGCCGCCATCTCAAAGCTCTCGGAGAGCGGTTGCGCCAACATCTCCAGCCACTGTCGCCCGGATTTCCCATCACCGCAAGCCACATACAGCCTTTTGTCACCGGCTCTGCCGAAAAAGCCGTATCCCTCTCGGAAAAACTGCTTGCCGAAGGCTTCAAGGTGCTCCCGATACGCACGCCGACCGTCCCTCCCGGAACGGAAAGACTGCGCATAAGCCTGAGCAGCGCAATGAGCATCGACTGTATCGACCGCTTTGGCGAAACACTCGCAAAACTGATTTCATCATGA
- the nuoH gene encoding NADH-quinone oxidoreductase subunit NuoH yields MQDLSVGTAWLHSFLTDYIPEWAAVTLECLLVGVGLMLLYAVLALFYILFERKVCAYFQCRLGPNRVGPWGLMQSIADMFKILIKELISLNHIDKFLFALAPYLVIIASMLAFAVLPWGNGLQIIDFNVGIFFLLAVSSIGVLGILLAGWSSNNKFTLIGALRSGAQMVSYELSMGLCVVTMVVMAGTMSVGGIVEAQNHLWFIFSGHVPAIIAFVIFMIAGTAETNRGPFDLPEAESELTAGYHTEYSGIHFGFFYLAEYLNLFIVSGVAALLFFGGWMPLHIPGLDAFNHIMDYIPSFVWFIGKAIALSFIIIWFKWTFPRLRIDQLLTLEWKYLLPINLFNLVLMVLVVTFKLYL; encoded by the coding sequence ATGCAAGACCTATCAGTCGGAACCGCATGGCTTCACTCCTTCCTCACTGACTATATCCCCGAATGGGCTGCAGTCACTCTTGAGTGTCTGCTCGTCGGAGTTGGCCTGATGCTGCTCTATGCAGTGCTCGCGCTGTTCTATATCCTCTTCGAACGTAAGGTGTGTGCCTATTTCCAGTGCCGCCTCGGCCCTAACCGCGTTGGCCCGTGGGGTTTGATGCAGAGTATCGCCGATATGTTCAAGATTCTTATCAAGGAGCTTATCTCGCTCAACCATATCGACAAATTCCTGTTTGCCCTTGCGCCTTATCTCGTCATCATCGCCTCGATGCTTGCCTTTGCGGTGCTTCCGTGGGGCAACGGACTCCAGATTATCGATTTCAACGTCGGCATCTTCTTCCTGCTCGCAGTATCGTCGATCGGAGTGCTCGGTATCCTGCTTGCCGGATGGTCGTCAAACAACAAGTTCACTCTCATCGGCGCTCTTCGTTCGGGCGCGCAGATGGTCAGCTATGAACTTTCAATGGGTCTGTGTGTTGTAACTATGGTTGTGATGGCAGGCACTATGTCTGTGGGAGGTATCGTAGAGGCTCAGAACCACCTCTGGTTTATATTCTCCGGCCATGTTCCGGCTATCATCGCCTTTGTGATTTTCATGATCGCAGGTACGGCAGAAACCAACCGTGGCCCGTTTGACCTTCCTGAAGCTGAAAGCGAGCTTACCGCCGGCTACCACACAGAGTATTCGGGTATCCATTTCGGATTCTTCTATCTTGCCGAATATCTTAACCTCTTTATCGTTTCCGGTGTGGCCGCGCTTCTCTTCTTCGGAGGCTGGATGCCTCTCCACATCCCCGGCTTGGATGCCTTTAACCATATAATGGACTACATACCCTCGTTTGTATGGTTTATCGGCAAGGCGATTGCGCTCTCCTTTATCATCATTTGGTTCAAGTGGACTTTCCCCCGTCTGCGAATCGACCAGCTCCTCACACTTGAGTGGAAGTATCTTCTTCCTATCAACCTCTTCAATCTTGTGCTCATGGTCCTCGTCGTGACCTTCAAGCTATACCTCTAA
- a CDS encoding S41 family peptidase, which produces MISLKTLIAAAVITISITDMPICGQTTLKTTIDPVTLILDGRKADGGWRLIPGPKTDVLDTTAKNITFATDTDTLNITLDEWQSKDFIILTAKGDTARVRVNCTAANPYENPDPALLKKAPSGLLSRKQAEFDINALVYSLSQIHPDIFSTCRQADFFRAVNTAIASLPDSVSVMELYRRTAPIVAMIGDGHTNLTFPYSKVFTKELKRMPVWVDVLSDKSIVCRSSLDSIIPRGAKILSINGHTDTEMIDAMMPFVAGEREHFKLSRIDSSFPALRHMLFPADTFEISYLPEGAKKPLSVTYQAISFDEAKRRSPALPESGSDNPYSFTIDKKNNVAIMDFREFSDVGRMESFADSMFTALRKNKIGNLIIDLRKNGGGNSSVGDRLLRYITPEPYMQMDKALVKITPLTKKLMKAPDIVPTFMFWEATPDQYIVPRTADEGHYDGNVYLLTSNKTFSSAGSFAWAFKECGMGTVIGEETGGMNVCFGDVLSYRMPVSRLQCSVSFKRFWQFRADENDIHGTIPDIAVPAAKAMDTALKLVKKSK; this is translated from the coding sequence ATGATTAGCCTAAAGACACTCATTGCGGCCGCCGTCATCACGATTTCCATAACGGATATGCCTATATGCGGACAGACAACACTGAAAACAACCATCGATCCTGTTACCCTCATACTCGACGGGCGGAAAGCCGACGGCGGATGGCGGCTGATACCCGGCCCGAAGACCGATGTGCTTGACACGACTGCGAAAAACATCACATTTGCCACCGACACCGACACGCTCAACATCACACTCGACGAATGGCAGTCAAAAGATTTCATAATCCTGACAGCCAAAGGCGACACCGCACGCGTAAGAGTCAACTGCACGGCTGCCAACCCCTACGAAAATCCTGACCCGGCACTCCTTAAAAAAGCTCCGTCCGGACTTCTCAGCCGGAAGCAGGCCGAATTTGACATCAACGCGCTCGTATATAGCCTGAGCCAGATACACCCCGACATTTTCTCGACCTGCAGACAGGCCGACTTCTTCCGCGCAGTCAACACGGCGATAGCCTCTCTCCCGGACTCGGTCAGCGTCATGGAGCTCTACCGTAGGACTGCTCCGATAGTGGCCATGATAGGCGACGGGCATACCAACCTTACATTCCCCTACAGCAAAGTCTTTACCAAAGAGCTCAAACGGATGCCGGTGTGGGTTGACGTGCTCAGTGACAAGTCAATCGTCTGCCGTTCGAGCCTAGACTCCATAATCCCCCGTGGCGCGAAGATTCTGAGCATCAACGGCCACACTGACACTGAGATGATAGACGCAATGATGCCCTTTGTAGCCGGCGAGCGCGAACACTTCAAGCTCTCGCGAATCGACAGTTCCTTCCCGGCCCTGCGCCACATGCTCTTTCCGGCCGACACGTTCGAAATAAGCTATCTGCCCGAAGGCGCAAAGAAACCGCTGTCAGTCACATATCAGGCAATATCGTTTGACGAAGCAAAAAGACGAAGCCCGGCGTTGCCCGAATCAGGCTCGGATAATCCGTATTCATTCACGATTGATAAAAAGAACAATGTCGCCATCATGGACTTCCGTGAATTCAGCGATGTCGGGCGCATGGAAAGTTTTGCAGACTCGATGTTCACAGCCCTGCGCAAAAACAAAATAGGCAACCTCATCATCGACCTGCGGAAAAACGGAGGCGGCAACAGTTCTGTGGGTGACAGACTGCTCCGCTACATCACCCCCGAACCATATATGCAGATGGACAAGGCGCTCGTCAAAATAACCCCGCTCACAAAGAAACTCATGAAAGCCCCCGACATCGTGCCGACGTTCATGTTTTGGGAAGCTACTCCCGACCAATACATCGTTCCGCGCACAGCCGACGAAGGCCACTATGACGGAAATGTCTATCTCCTGACCTCAAACAAGACATTCTCGTCGGCCGGTTCATTTGCTTGGGCATTCAAGGAATGCGGCATGGGAACAGTCATCGGCGAGGAGACAGGTGGCATGAACGTCTGCTTCGGCGATGTGCTCAGCTACCGCATGCCGGTATCCCGTCTGCAGTGTTCCGTGTCATTCAAACGTTTCTGGCAATTCCGCGCCGACGAAAACGACATCCACGGCACTATCCCGGACATCGCTGTCCCGGCCGCAAAAGCTATGGACACGGCACTCAAGCTTGTAAAGAAGTCAAAATAA
- the atpB gene encoding F0F1 ATP synthase subunit A, whose translation MTMKRNIFTALLLAVMALVFPLGMAASEETPLDSLVEKDSSVDAQGIIFDHLGDRYGWEVPFNHHKSIPLPVIVWGSDGLHVFSSARVDHGAVYRDGNAEFKVAGKDSPYKGKVVELVNGQEVKPAVDISITKNVCGVFISVLLVIWCILSVARWHKSQGMKGPRKMTGAIELVILFIYDGVIKPTLKNKANKFAPYLLTVFFFILVMNLLGLIVIFPGGANLTGNIAVTLVLAIITFLITNIFATKHYWKEVFNPDVPWWFKWPIPIMPVIEIFGIFTKPAALTVRLFANMMGGHMIVIVLTLLIFIFAAMGPVVTGATAVVSIIFSVFMLLLDVLVSFIQAYVFTMLSTLFIALGQEEGHHEGHGNDGHHDGSKHLQDAKTQSSPSANPA comes from the coding sequence GTGACGATGAAAAGAAACATATTCACAGCCTTGCTTCTGGCAGTCATGGCGCTTGTCTTCCCGTTGGGAATGGCTGCGTCTGAGGAGACTCCGCTCGACTCTCTTGTCGAGAAGGACAGCTCCGTAGATGCCCAAGGAATCATCTTCGACCATCTTGGCGACCGTTACGGTTGGGAAGTGCCTTTCAATCACCATAAGTCAATTCCCCTCCCAGTCATCGTATGGGGCTCTGACGGACTTCACGTGTTCTCGTCGGCAAGGGTCGACCACGGTGCGGTGTACCGCGACGGCAATGCCGAGTTTAAGGTGGCCGGGAAAGACAGTCCCTATAAGGGCAAGGTCGTTGAGCTTGTCAACGGTCAGGAAGTCAAACCTGCGGTTGACATCTCGATTACCAAAAATGTCTGCGGTGTCTTCATCTCGGTTCTGCTTGTCATCTGGTGCATCCTCTCGGTTGCCCGCTGGCACAAGAGTCAGGGAATGAAAGGTCCGCGAAAGATGACGGGTGCGATTGAACTCGTGATCCTGTTCATCTATGACGGCGTGATCAAACCTACTCTCAAGAACAAGGCAAACAAGTTTGCTCCTTATCTTCTGACGGTATTCTTCTTCATTCTGGTGATGAACCTCCTTGGCCTGATTGTCATCTTCCCCGGTGGCGCAAACCTTACCGGTAACATCGCTGTGACACTCGTTCTGGCCATAATCACCTTCCTTATCACAAACATATTCGCAACGAAACACTACTGGAAGGAAGTGTTCAATCCCGATGTGCCTTGGTGGTTCAAATGGCCTATACCTATCATGCCGGTGATTGAAATCTTTGGTATTTTCACAAAGCCGGCGGCCCTCACCGTCCGTCTGTTTGCCAATATGATGGGCGGTCACATGATTGTCATCGTTCTGACACTCCTGATATTCATTTTTGCCGCTATGGGGCCAGTCGTGACCGGAGCGACCGCAGTGGTGAGCATCATATTCTCGGTGTTCATGCTTCTCCTCGATGTGCTCGTGAGCTTCATTCAGGCATATGTGTTCACAATGCTCTCGACACTTTTCATCGCCCTCGGGCAGGAAGAAGGGCATCATGAAGGACATGGCAATGACGGTCACCACGACGGCTCGAAGCATCTTCAGGATGCGAAAACGCAATCCTCTCCCTCTGCAAACCCTGCATAA
- a CDS encoding NADH-quinone oxidoreductase subunit D-related protein, with translation MSNIREKILSVLPEAVIEDGDIMRVTVPDAKWHDFAKTLRDDSDLAFDFLVTIVGMDWKENGMGCIYYLTSTKHNTHISVKVMATGDREQPLIHSIHDLWAIATIFEREVYDFFGIIFINNPDMRRLFLNIDWKGYPLRKDYDADPAINPVSIENERQTDFTDVWTEDAEGKVVKHERRIFKPEDFVVNIGPQHPATHGVLRFRTAVDGEIIKKIDIYLGYIHRGVEKICEGLTYPQTLHFMDRLDYFSAHPYHHCLCMAIEEAAGIEISRRAQVIRVLMDELSRIASHCLFIGTYCMDLGATTMLFYTLRVREQILDIMEKTCGARMTFNYDCIGGVMQDLHPDFVKDVHALLDVLPANIKEYNKIFTGNVIAKNRMENVGVLTRHDAISWAVTGPNGRGSGWACDVRKCEPYSIYSELEFDEVVRTEGDSMARFKVRMDEMVQSARIIEQLIDNIPEGDYCVKVPKVIKLPAGNWFKMVEGCRGTFGVYIESDGTANPYRLKLATPCLPAAAVVDHITDGQKIADLITIGGSLDYIVPDIDR, from the coding sequence ATGTCCAACATCCGGGAAAAGATTTTAAGCGTGTTGCCCGAAGCTGTCATTGAAGACGGCGACATCATGCGGGTGACCGTCCCTGACGCAAAGTGGCATGACTTCGCCAAGACACTCCGCGATGACAGTGACCTTGCCTTTGACTTCCTTGTAACCATCGTCGGCATGGACTGGAAAGAGAATGGCATGGGCTGTATCTATTATCTGACCTCGACCAAACACAACACCCATATTTCGGTGAAGGTTATGGCCACAGGCGACCGCGAACAGCCTCTGATCCATTCAATTCACGATCTTTGGGCCATCGCTACCATTTTCGAGCGTGAAGTCTATGACTTCTTCGGGATAATCTTCATCAACAATCCCGATATGCGCCGTCTCTTCCTCAACATCGACTGGAAGGGCTATCCGTTGCGCAAGGACTACGACGCTGATCCCGCCATCAATCCCGTTTCGATTGAAAACGAGCGTCAGACCGACTTCACCGATGTCTGGACCGAGGATGCCGAGGGTAAGGTCGTGAAACATGAACGCCGTATTTTCAAACCCGAAGATTTTGTGGTCAATATCGGCCCGCAGCACCCCGCCACTCACGGCGTGCTCCGTTTCCGCACAGCGGTCGACGGTGAAATCATCAAGAAAATCGACATATATCTCGGTTATATCCACCGCGGTGTCGAGAAAATCTGCGAGGGACTCACTTATCCCCAGACCCTCCACTTCATGGACCGTCTCGACTATTTCTCGGCACATCCCTATCACCACTGCCTCTGTATGGCAATCGAGGAGGCTGCCGGCATCGAGATTTCCCGTCGCGCACAGGTGATCCGTGTGCTTATGGACGAGCTTTCACGTATTGCCTCTCACTGCCTGTTTATCGGAACTTACTGTATGGACCTTGGTGCGACCACCATGCTGTTCTACACCCTGCGTGTCCGCGAACAGATTCTTGACATCATGGAGAAGACCTGTGGCGCGCGCATGACATTCAACTATGACTGCATCGGCGGTGTCATGCAGGATCTGCATCCCGATTTCGTCAAGGACGTGCATGCGCTTCTTGATGTCCTCCCCGCCAATATCAAGGAATACAACAAGATATTCACCGGCAACGTCATCGCCAAGAACCGTATGGAGAATGTCGGAGTCCTCACACGTCACGATGCCATCTCTTGGGCTGTCACAGGCCCTAACGGTCGTGGTTCGGGCTGGGCTTGCGACGTGCGCAAGTGTGAGCCTTACAGCATCTATTCCGAACTTGAATTTGACGAGGTTGTCCGCACTGAAGGCGACTCTATGGCCCGGTTCAAGGTCCGCATGGACGAAATGGTGCAGAGCGCGCGCATAATCGAACAGCTTATCGACAACATCCCCGAGGGTGACTATTGCGTGAAAGTCCCGAAGGTCATCAAGCTTCCTGCCGGAAACTGGTTCAAGATGGTTGAGGGCTGTCGCGGCACATTCGGTGTCTACATCGAGAGCGACGGAACAGCCAATCCCTACCGTCTGAAGCTTGCCACTCCCTGCCTCCCTGCAGCGGCCGTGGTCGACCATATAACCGACGGACAGAAGATCGCCGACCTTATCACCATCGGAGGCTCGCTTGACTACATTGTCCCCGACATTGACCGTTGA
- a CDS encoding NADH-quinone oxidoreductase subunit B — MEVTTQGMPYEAWKDNEYIEKLVKELQESGTNVIVGSLDKLINWGRSNSIWPLTFATSCCGIEFVSLGAARYDMARFGWEVARASPRQADFMMVAGTIVHRMVPVFRRLYDQLAEPKYVIACGSCAISGGPFKKSYHVAMGIEDIVPVDVFVPGCPPRPEAMIYGIMQLSRKIKVEKFFGGVNRQEKQEEFLKAHPVAGVND, encoded by the coding sequence ATGGAAGTAACTACGCAAGGCATGCCCTATGAGGCATGGAAAGACAATGAATACATCGAGAAGCTCGTCAAGGAGCTTCAGGAGAGCGGGACGAACGTAATCGTCGGCTCACTCGACAAACTTATCAACTGGGGGCGTTCCAACTCGATCTGGCCGCTCACTTTCGCCACCAGTTGCTGCGGCATCGAATTCGTGTCGCTCGGAGCAGCCCGCTATGACATGGCGCGCTTTGGCTGGGAAGTTGCCCGTGCGTCGCCCCGTCAGGCCGACTTCATGATGGTGGCAGGAACGATTGTCCACCGCATGGTGCCGGTGTTCCGCCGCCTTTATGACCAGCTTGCCGAACCCAAGTATGTCATTGCCTGCGGCAGCTGTGCGATTTCCGGCGGCCCCTTCAAGAAGAGCTACCATGTGGCTATGGGAATCGAGGATATTGTGCCTGTCGACGTTTTTGTCCCCGGCTGTCCTCCCCGTCCTGAAGCCATGATCTACGGTATCATGCAGCTTTCACGTAAAATCAAGGTCGAAAAGTTCTTCGGTGGAGTAAACCGTCAGGAGAAGCAGGAGGAATTCCTCAAAGCTCATCCCGTAGCAGGTGTGAATGACTGA